Genomic DNA from Hypomesus transpacificus isolate Combined female chromosome 19, fHypTra1, whole genome shotgun sequence:
ACCATGTCCTACAATCTTGATTACAAAATTTCTCTCGTAGAATTTGAAAAAGGTCCTTTGTGGAGCCATGAATGGAGAGTGTACAAATAGCGGGAGGTTTATTTGCATCTCATTCAGACAGAAGAAATTACCCGTGTGTAAATGAACGTTCAAAATTGAAAACAGGAATTAAAAGGTAAACCTGATGGATTAAAAGAGTGCTCAGACGCTTCTCTGTAGTATGCTGGTTtacagagggggctgggggtacGGTACCACAGCAAGTGCATGGTGAGTCTACGTGTGCTGaggtggaagagggggggggggggggcggaataGTGCCAACTGCAAAGCCGATCAAAGTGAAACCAatcaagaagaagagagagggttagTACATGGATATGTTTTcagattattcttttttttccccaggtGACGTCAATATAGTCATTGCCATCAATGTTGTCGACATCATGGTGTTCAtaccatcttttttttttctttttcttttctctgtgagcgcgcttgtgtgtgcgtgtgtggtgtgtgggcgtGCGTCTTAAGAAGTTCTGCTGTTTCCCATGCAACCCCAGGGCAGCAGTCTGCAGTGATGTGTGATgacacaggggggggggtcagttgaggggaggagggggagagaaagaggaggctcGGGGGAGAATCGTTCCCATAGTTCCCGTGGCGGGGGTCTTTAAGGGCGACGCGGCAGCGCCCCTCACTGCCAGGACTGAGGGGGGAAGTTGTTGACCTCGGCCAGGTCCTGGACAGCAGCGCCTCTGTGGGTGTAGGTCAGCTTCACCCTCATTCGCAGTTGTTGCTGGAAGACGGCCAAGGAGAGACATGTTCATCAACGTGCTACGAAACCAACGTGGGGGTGGCCAACTGTGGTGCTTTGCAGTGGCGAGCAGTTACCTTCTGGGGGTTGAGGACTCGGATGACCTGTGTGACACTGCCCTGGTTGAGAGCGGGGACCACGTTACTGCTCGGGGAcaagagctgcagctggaatgTCTGACGggggggagagaacacacagtcaGGGGCTGCTCAGGCTTCATGGAGAGTCCTTCCCCCATAAATCAGACTTTTATTGGCAAGCTTCTACCATGTGGCGATTTCTCACCTTTGGTACTGcagcctggaaaacaaactcTGTCATGTCGGCCTCGGTGGTGTTGGAAGCGTGGATGGTGATGACTGCTatattggggttggggttggaccTCTCGAAGGTGAACTCGATCTTCAGCCCATTCTTGTTGTACGCCGTCATGGGGGGGatgcctagacacacacacacacacacacaattcagcAAAATGCAAAAGTTCACCTCAAAAGGACACACGGGCTGCACAAACACAGCTGACACAGATCGACAACGCTCCAATCTACGTGCAGCAGGTGGATGCGGGCCGCGTGGAAGTGACGGCAGACAGAGGACACGTCAAGGAGGAGGGGTCCGGAGCTCACCTGAGGCCATGTCATTGAACAGGGGCTGTGAGGACAGGCCATccaggaggaaggggggctggGAGACAGGCACAGAGGGGACGGGGGCAGGACCACCTGGGGAGGGGGCCACAACACAGGGGGCTCCAACAGGGTACAAGgaaccacacacgcacaaaaacagTCCACACTGAAACTCATACAACCTGGTGTATGGCTAACAATGAGTGCAGATTAATCAGGAcgccactgggggggggggggggtgaacagaGATCAACAGGAGGAGATTGTTCTTGTCTGGAAGTCTCAAGGAGAGAGTATAAACGAAGGGAGACAGAGCTCACTGGTGGGGACATGAGCTAGGGCTCATGCAAATAAGTCGGACACAAACCTTTTGATGGACCCAAATAGAAATATTTCATGAATGCAAAAAAAGATTTGACGCAAGAAATAATATGACTGATGCCTGAATATTGCTGAGGTGCTTCCCCTCAATTATACTCAAGTTAACCAATAAATGGGAGTGTAGGAGTTAGTCACTGCTCTGAGCAGACACGCTGGGCCAGGTGTGGGCGCGTGAGAGCCAGAGTCCTaccagtgagagagaggtcCCCCAGCAGGTCCAGCAGCTCTCCCCCAGCGGAGGCAGGCTTGGTGGGCAGGCTGGTCTGGATCACAGGTACCACGTCGTTACCCCCCAGGAGGTCCAACAGGTCATTCGCCTGAGGGCATcaacgggagggggggggggggcaggaacatGACATCAGAACTCAAAGCCGTCACAAGGACCTCCGCAGTGGCTCAGATCAGATTTTGAACAAGACATACTAGAGATGCCCAGGACTTGTTCAATATCTGATTACAATATCTGAAGATCCATTACTTTGATCAAATCCTTCTGGGTGTTTTATTCGAAATGTACGACTCCACATTACTCTGGCAGAATACATGGCATCTTGTTTTTCAATAGAAGGCCTGGCACACCTTGTCATATTCCTACCAGCAGGGATCCTTGTTTGAACAGTGGGAGAATGCATTAGCAATCTTTTTGTGCCTCTCACTAGCTACATTAAGACCGTCTCACACTCCTTAGTGCTGAATGTAATGAGGCCCTaacctgattggctggttgaaTGACAGGGGGCGGGTGTTTCGTGTCGAGAACTGAGGGCTCCGTTTCGCCATTGGTCTGGACGATCTCTGTGGGGCCATTGGAGGCAGTCTTCTCCATGATGGGCATTCGCTCCAGTAAGGCCGGCCTGCAGAGAACCAAGACCAGAGGGGGGGAGCGGAGAGTGAGAACATGAACAAAACAAGCACAGCTACCCATCTACTGAGACAATGTCTCATCTGAAGAATCAGACTTTAGGAGGGTGGGAACCAGACAAATCTGTCAGCTCGTGTTTTAGTTCTCTCTGGCCCCGCCTCCCAATTCAAGCAAATTTCCCTTCTGCAACCAGAACCTGGCAAATCACAACCATGTTCCTGATAAGGGATACCTATAATACAGTGGCTGTGCAGAGGAGTGCCGTTGAGTAAACAGCCATTGTTTTCCACCCGTGTAATTCCCTCCCATCGAGTCCAGAGGCGTGTTGTTCTGCGCCCATTGATCAAaggggtgtaacgatacacGTGTTTGTGTTGAACCGTTTCGTGCAGGGCTGTGCACGGCTGAGTTCCCGGAACGGAAGTCGCGTGTGTTTATTTTCCGCCGGCAACTACACGTGCAGCCCGTGTGCGTCATGGCAACCGCTAGCGATAAATCAGAGCTTCACGACCCTCCCTGTCGCTAGTCTCCTGCTTGGGAATACTTCGGCATCCTGGTCAAATATTGCAACGGAGAAAAACAAGTGGATAAAAGCTATAACTACTGCCATCTGAGTTTTTATGGCAGAGGATCTAAGACCGTATTCAGTTcttgaaatatttgtatttaacgTATTACCAGGCAGGCACTTTGCAATAGAAttctattttttatttaattttcatATTTTTCTGTACCGTTACACCCCTAGTTGATTATGACCTTTGGGTATCAAAAGGGTGGAGACGCCAGGCTAGGATTTCAGAGAGGTGCTTAAGCTTCGGAGAAGAGCTCACCTCATGTGGTCGTACTTCTTGAAAAGGGCGTTGTACTCTACAGCTCTCTGCTGCAGCTCCACGTCAATGCTGCTGCCGTATATTGACACCACCTTCTTGATTCGGCtgcagaaaagaaagaaaaaggtttTGAGTTCATTAGTGCCAAGGCAGTAATGATGGCCACACATCCCACGGGATCATATCTTTGATCAAGCCCATCTTACTTGACACCGGTGAAACGGGTGGACAGCTTCATGATAGCAGTGAGGGAGTAACCCCGGGTTACAGGGGTAGACATGTTGGACACTAGAAGACCTTCCAGGACATCGAGGACCTCATCCTCAGTCACCTACAGTCGCCACAGCACAGGGATGAAACATCTCGCACTGATCCTTTTGGagagtgcgtttgtgtgtgtgtgttccagaaaaGACCTGCTTTACCTGGatgggctcctcctcctcacactggCCAGACACCAGGAGGTCTCCGTACTCGCCGATGCACCAGGACGACACCTGCACCAGAGGTTGCTGTGGGAGACAAAACACACCCCAGGTTCACTGAGCTCTCTAGTCTCCTCCGAGCTCTCTAGTCTCCTCCGAGCTCTCTAGTCTCCCCCGAGCTCTCTAGTCTCCCCCGAGCTCTCTAGTCTCCCCCGAGCTCTCTAGTCTCCCCCGAGCTCTCTAGTCTCCCCCGAGCTCTCTAGTCTCCCCCGAGCTCTCTAGTCTCCCCCGAGCTCTCTAGTCTCCCCCGAGCTCTCTAGTCTCCCCCGAGCTCTCTAGTCTCCCCCGAGCTCTCCCGTCTCCTCCGAGCTCTCCCGTCTCCTCCGAGCTCTCCCGTCTCCTCCGAGCTCTCCAGTCTCCTCCAAACCTCCTCcaaacctcctccacctccggaGCAGCACGGCCTACGTCTCACCTGGGAGATGTCATCCAGCAGGGCTTTGTAGAGTCTCTGCACGGTGTAGGCGTGCATCTCCACGCTGTTGGTGATGAGCTGGATCAGGTTGGGGACCGAGTCGTCCCTCACGTAGCTCCCCGCCTGCAGGAGGGAACCACAGGCAGCCCGGTTAGCAAAGTAAACACTTCCAACGAACCTCCATGTGCGAGTCGGTGGGTGCAGAAGGCTGGCTGTCGTCAGCATTGAGGAGATCATCATTTGGTGTACAGACGATGGATCACTCGAGGTATCATCTTCCAACAGCCGAGCATTGCACACGTCCTCAAAGTTGGTCAAATGCAGCGAGGGGCAGGGAAGGCTTGTGTTCATGTGCTGAAGAGGTACGTACCGTTGTCAAGACTCTCATTATCGTGTCGATGTGCCATCTCTTTGAGGGCGCATACCTGGGAGGCAGAGCGGGAAGTTAGTCAGCTGCCATCACTTTTAACGGACGTTGTTGAACAAGCACAACAATAGGGGGAACTAAGGCAAGCACGAGACAGGCATCACGTGGTGATGACGGATTACTCATTTTATTAACACACTATGCTAATAAGTCAGCCATTTCAGGGCCCTTGAGGCGAAGCAAAGGCTAAACATTTAAGGAGTTTTAATGTCACAGAAACCGCAGTAACCTGAAACCCACTCTGAGGCCACCTGACAACCAgtgcaccaccccccccccccccactgccggGCCTTACTTCTCTGCAGCCAGGAAGACTCCGGACGCACAGTCTGCTTTAAAGTCTGGATCGCAGGAGTCCAGGAAGTACAGCAGCTCCTTCATCATGCCTCGGATATTGTTCCCGTTCACCAGGGCGAAACTCAGCTCCATCGCGCGCCTGCGGAAAACGCAGGAAGACGGTGAGCAGCGACCACTTTGCGGTTTCTCTTCCGCCATCGGCTCTGCACTGCGGCACGCCTGGCACACTTTCCTTCACGCCGTTAGAACTCCTTCTGCTTCTCCGCCCGTCTGAGACTGACCTCTTGATGGACACGTCCAGGTCTTTCAAACAGTCCACGATGGTGCTCCGATGCCTCTGCACTGCATTGTGGTCCGTTTGTACAGTCTTCAGCAAGGATGTCAAAGCCACGTATCTGAGGGGGGGGCCACACAGGAACAAAGGCTTTAGTGCCGTCCTGCAATCGAGGGTGTCCTGAGGACACCGGTTCAGATTAATGCACGGCCCCATTGCTGAGGGGGCGACCTCACCTGATGTTTTTGTCATTGTTGAGGAGGAAGCGTCCCAGAATGTTGATGGCCAACACCTGCAGAGCAGAAGGTTAGGAGTACACGTCCACTGATCCTGTTCACGTGTGAACACATGAACAGGACGAAAACACTGACTAAATGAAGAACTCACCCTGAGTCCACTTTCTGATTTGATGTCCATGATGGTCAGTACTGTCTCATAAAGGATTGCATTGCCTACATTTTTACTTGTTTCTGTGTTGGTTGCAACCTGAAAAGAGTGAGGGCGACGCATCAGTCCCCTTGCTCAGACACTGGCTGGGGAAGACGAAGGCTCAGAGGACGTTGACCGTCACTTCTTACCTGTGCAAGAATGTCATTCATCGCTTCACTCGAGTCATCGTCGCTCCTGCCAAGGATTCGCAATAGTCTCAATATCCGCACCTGGAACGAGAGTCAATAGTGGCCGGGTGATATTCAGCCGGTATACATGTAGTAACCGACGAAGGTAACCTTTTTTTAAGGCTTTTTAAGGCTTTTTAAGGCTTTTTAAGTAAGGTTTTTTTTTACGGCCTCACCTGCAGAAAGGGGTCACTGATACCCGACACGTCATGCTCGGGCGAGTATCCCGACATGATCAGGTTCTTCAGGATTCTCACCAGCTGTGGAACCAACTGTAAAACACAGGAGACATATGGCGTCAGCAAAGCCATTCAGACTCCTCGACTTCCACGGAGCGTGCTTCAGAAATACCAGAAAAATTATTTGTAAATCTATGTAATTAAGACGTGATTCTATACACATATTGGGTTAGGGAAACTTGTTTAATGAGCTAATCAAGAAGGATCCCACCTCCTTAACCATAATGTATCCTACTTGTCTTGTTTTTCagaattacagataacaattcCAAGCAACATTCTTTTTTATAAAGAGTAATAGTGATATTCATTAAATACGTTTAGTGACAACACTTAAGGTGATCGTTTGAAAACAGACCCACCACCTCGTTTTCAACATTGTAATCAAAAGAGTTACATATTAGTATTATGACACTAGGACAATTGTGAGAAATGCATCTACGAAACAAATTTAAAAACTCATTTTGTGATACAGAAAACGGACGTTATGGCCACTGTGAAATGGaaataaaacaaatcaaataatAACCAAACAAAAAGTCAACACTGAGCACATATTTGATTACATCTACTGTGACCATGTGAAGTGATTACTAGTGACAGCATGCACCAGCTATGAAACCAGAATGTCCTCTTACCTTCTCATTCTAACACAATGCAGGAATTGTAACAAAGACAAATGACAGAAAAAATATGAGGTAGATGTTAGGGGAGGAAACCGGCAGAGATTCACTTTCAGAGAGCTCCAAATGATGTTTCAATCATGAACATGAGGGGTGGGAGGACTGGCACAAAGCTGGTACGactaggaggggaggggggaggtacaGCTGAGATACAGGCAAGAGGAACGGAGAGGACACCACTGGAGGTCAACTTCTAATGCAGAGCAAACCTTACATGAAAAATGTCATTCAAGGCTTTTGTAATTTTATTTTTAAGTCAAGCATGTTTTGAAGTCCACCTTAATAGCCATACTCAAAGGAAAATGCATACACCGAGAGGAAATGAAATGTGGAGCAGGCTAAAGACGAATGCTCAATTAACTCCCAGAGGACTGGCTGACAAGCCTGCCTAGAAGACAGATTGCTGGTCAGGATGTTGACATCCTGAGGGGTGGTCCGTACCTTTCGGAAGTGCGACAGCATGTCAGGGCTTCTTTCACACATCTCAGTGAGGAGGACCACTGATGTGTGGAGaacacctggagggggaggaacaCAAGGCCAGTCACTAAAAGGAACCTTCAATGTCTCATAACTTGGACAAACAAATGGCAATTAAAAGCATTGTAAGGCAAGGCAGGCTTCCAGTAGGGTCTCACAAGAGAGGCAtcacttttttttcccccctctcctctcttcatgcCGTGAAATGTCCCCTTTTGCCTAGTGACACCTTCACCGGCTGTGACGGACAGAGTCATTAATTCTACTCTCTCCGGAGAAGGACACCGAGGACAGGAGCCAAACTTTTTGCCGGCACCCTTCAGGACAGGAAACGGTGTGTGCAGGAGCAGCAAGACGCAGCCACATTCCCCTGGCTGTTGTCTCACCATGGTTCTTCTCGCTCAGCAGGTTTTTTGTGGCCGGGAGGAACATCTCCATCAGCTCTGGGACCTTCCTGATGACGTGGACCGCACACAGTGCCGCCTGTGAAGAACGTTCAAAAGTCCATCAGCTACTAACAaaatctttttgtgtgtgtctttaaagTACGTGACAGATGCACGTGGATAAGGCTTGTCCGGCCAAACCTTTTTCCTCAGGTAGGAGTTGGATGTTTTGAGcagcttctccacctccccagcCAGGTCGCGACACATCTCAGAGGAGCCCATGCAGCCCAGCGTGCACAGGGCCAGGCCCTGGACGTACTGTGTGCTGTGGTTCAGGTCACTGTGGACGAGAGAGGACAGGATGAACAGGTGGCAGCCGTGAATACGGATGGagaaaacgggggggggggggggggggggggagtagggaTGTCACGGGAACCATACTACCGACACCTTCCGgttctaaaatgacaaaacacagacgatgcccattttttagGCACCGTAGGCAACGATGCCAGTGTTAGCAATGATGCCAGTGTTAGCAATGATGCCAGTGTTAGCAATGATGCCAGTGTTAACAATGATGCCAGTGTTAacagcatcggtgctgcgcctcttccgGAACTGATGCTTTGTCAAAAAACCATTACCCCCCAAAACTTTTTTATGATGCCAAAACAAATCCATGTAAAAGACGATTTGCGAGAGAATTTTTTTTGCCGCGATTAGCGTAATTgtgattaatctagattaatttcgAAATATGCGATCGATTTACCCAAGACCATGTTGACATGCATTTTTTCCTCTCTAAAAACCTTGAACTAACCAACAAAAGGTGTGCAATgctgtgaaaaaaaaagaagaaatgttcatcttgttagctgaatggttGCACTGCTAGAtccactgttgttgttgttgcacagCACCTTTTGAAAAGGTGTCTGGAATGTGTCTGGGGACACTAGTTGTTGCACTAGGAGCATTAATTGCACTTTATGTTATTCTATGCTATATCGCACATGTTATGTTTTGTTAtaaaattagtgctgtcagtttaacgcgttattaacggcgttaacgcaaacccaaattaacggcgtcaatttttttatcgcgcgattaacgctctttttggcctagcaaactttgtagtttttttcacatgcttttgcaacaactaccgaagttagaaaaactacaacaccacaccggatctagctagaccggaaacaaaacaacaggcacgccacacacttgtttggcttgcgatccggcttaAGCGTAggagcagagcccgtttacggatatgagacattctctggtagtaggttaacgttacgttttgagtggatggcgagcgcgagacgccgaaatggatgccaataagattctgaatggaaagtttacttttaaaaagttgccaaatggttccattgacaagaccaaagtgatctgtgtgttttgtcgttgtaaactgagctatcatcgcagcacgtccagtctgaaataccacttgatggccaagcacacagatgatgcgaattctccgccccctcgtcaaagccaggcgattgcaatgttgttttcaataacaaaaaatatttgcacgaagcaatccgaaccacttttccatgttgataagagcattacaatttgaaaaaagaataggacaaaaagaaatcaagggacatttagaatagataaaaatgtgcgattaattgtgattaatcgcgagttaactatgacattaatgcgattaaacattttaatcgtttgacagcactatataaaatgtttatattttCAAGTATTTTAATAAAGAAGTTAATGTTTaagtacatggaatcttagacaactATTTATTTTTACCCTGGTATCGATATTGGCATAGAAAATCTTGTTTTATTACTGGTATCGgtaccgactactgaatttttggtatcatCACACCCCTAAAGGATAGGGTTCAGGAGTCAGGAAAACAAACAGGCAGAGAGAATGTAGACGGGAGTcacagaagagaggagagagactgaaCAGCTGGGCAGGCAGGTTCGGGGGCTGAGCCCATATCCGACGGCACGCACTGGGGAGCACCACTTATGACTAACACGTTTGGCAGAGAACAGAGTGCTGGTGTTGAGCGCCATCACCTCTTGAAGCACCACACCACTtatctttacacacacattacaaaccGGCAGCTGCTCCTGACAACCCAGCAAGTGGCTTCCCGAGCGCTTGATAAAATACAGCTTGATGCGAGGAACATCCCCTTATATCAGGGAAAGTTGGAATCGACCGCAGGAGATTTCGGGCAGAAGGCGAGGGAGttgaaaaacacacagaaatggAGGCAGCAAAGCGAGCCCTTACTTCTTGATGCAGTTCGTCATGAGTAGATGGACATCCTGC
This window encodes:
- the ap1g1 gene encoding AP-1 complex subunit gamma-1 isoform X1; this translates as MPAPIRLRELIRTIRTARTQAEEREMIQKECAAIRSSFREEDNTYRCRNVAKLLYMHMLGYPAHFGQLECLKLIASQKFTDKRIGYLGAMLLLDERQDVHLLMTNCIKNDLNHSTQYVQGLALCTLGCMGSSEMCRDLAGEVEKLLKTSNSYLRKKAALCAVHVIRKVPELMEMFLPATKNLLSEKNHGVLHTSVVLLTEMCERSPDMLSHFRKNEKLVPQLVRILKNLIMSGYSPEHDVSGISDPFLQVRILRLLRILGRSDDDSSEAMNDILAQVATNTETSKNVGNAILYETVLTIMDIKSESGLRVLAINILGRFLLNNDKNIRYVALTSLLKTVQTDHNAVQRHRSTIVDCLKDLDVSIKRRAMELSFALVNGNNIRGMMKELLYFLDSCDPDFKADCASGVFLAAEKYAPSKRWHIDTIMRVLTTAGSYVRDDSVPNLIQLITNSVEMHAYTVQRLYKALLDDISQQPLVQVSSWCIGEYGDLLVSGQCEEEEPIQVTEDEVLDVLEGLLVSNMSTPVTRGYSLTAIMKLSTRFTGVNRIKKVVSIYGSSIDVELQQRAVEYNALFKKYDHMRPALLERMPIMEKTASNGPTEIVQTNGETEPSVLDTKHPPPVIQPANQANDLLDLLGGNDVVPVIQTSLPTKPASAGGELLDLLGDLSLTGGPAPVPSVPVSQPPFLLDGLSSQPLFNDMASGIPPMTAYNKNGLKIEFTFERSNPNPNIAVITIHASNTTEADMTEFVFQAAVPKTFQLQLLSPSSNVVPALNQGSVTQVIRVLNPQKQQLRMRVKLTYTHRGAAVQDLAEVNNFPPQSWQ
- the ap1g1 gene encoding AP-1 complex subunit gamma-1 isoform X2 encodes the protein MPAPIRLRELIRTIRTARTQAEEREMIQKECAAIRSSFREEDNTYRCRNVAKLLYMHMLGYPAHFGQLECLKLIASQKFTDKRIGYLGAMLLLDERQDVHLLMTNCIKNDLNHSTQYVQGLALCTLGCMGSSEMCRDLAGEVEKLLKTSNSYLRKKAALCAVHVIRKVPELMEMFLPATKNLLSEKNHGVLHTSVVLLTEMCERSPDMLSHFRKLVPQLVRILKNLIMSGYSPEHDVSGISDPFLQVRILRLLRILGRSDDDSSEAMNDILAQVATNTETSKNVGNAILYETVLTIMDIKSESGLRVLAINILGRFLLNNDKNIRYVALTSLLKTVQTDHNAVQRHRSTIVDCLKDLDVSIKRRAMELSFALVNGNNIRGMMKELLYFLDSCDPDFKADCASGVFLAAEKYAPSKRWHIDTIMRVLTTAGSYVRDDSVPNLIQLITNSVEMHAYTVQRLYKALLDDISQQPLVQVSSWCIGEYGDLLVSGQCEEEEPIQVTEDEVLDVLEGLLVSNMSTPVTRGYSLTAIMKLSTRFTGVNRIKKVVSIYGSSIDVELQQRAVEYNALFKKYDHMRPALLERMPIMEKTASNGPTEIVQTNGETEPSVLDTKHPPPVIQPANQANDLLDLLGGNDVVPVIQTSLPTKPASAGGELLDLLGDLSLTGGPAPVPSVPVSQPPFLLDGLSSQPLFNDMASGIPPMTAYNKNGLKIEFTFERSNPNPNIAVITIHASNTTEADMTEFVFQAAVPKTFQLQLLSPSSNVVPALNQGSVTQVIRVLNPQKQQLRMRVKLTYTHRGAAVQDLAEVNNFPPQSWQ